A window from Geminocystis sp. M7585_C2015_104 encodes these proteins:
- a CDS encoding pentapeptide repeat-containing protein, giving the protein MIASGVFEIQERYNRGERNFSKAQLRRVDLRNAQLRGINLEGADLSYADLRDADLSGANLSRCYLNEANLTGANLTGANLTGAYFIKAYLIRANCHKVIAKDANFTGSFLSKANFSEADLTGAILSGAYLGNGVFQDAQYDGTTRLDRGLKPESLGMKKVSVLNPSSTAKITLGEVIIYFEAIAAIVSKYLGNTITAKYFEETRPEVEWLQNFSMDKKGKVHFPGNLATPATLLQLKWFEKWTDAFIKKCSLVIQDLPAIVEEKRLTVEDLVKSRIA; this is encoded by the coding sequence GATTTGAGAAATGCCCAACTCAGGGGCATCAACTTGGAAGGCGCAGACTTGAGTTATGCCGACTTGCGAGATGCCGACTTGAGTGGTGCAAACCTCAGCAGGTGTTACCTCAATGAGGCTAACCTCACAGGCGCCAACCTGACTGGTGCCAACCTCACTGGTGCCTATTTCATCAAAGCTTACCTCATCAGGGCGAATTGTCACAAGGTGATAGCTAAGGATGCTAACTTCACCGGCAGTTTCCTGAGTAAGGCCAATTTTAGTGAGGCTGACTTAACCGGGGCAATTCTTAGTGGGGCATATCTGGGCAATGGGGTGTTTCAAGATGCCCAATATGACGGCACCACCCGTCTTGACAGGGGATTAAAACCAGAATCCCTGGGCATGAAAAAAGTATCTGTCCTCAACCCCTCCAGTACTGCAAAAATAACCCTCGGCGAGGTTATTATCTATTTTGAAGCCATTGCCGCCATTGTTAGCAAGTATCTGGGCAATACTATCACCGCCAAATACTTTGAAGAAACACGTCCAGAAGTAGAATGGCTGCAAAACTTTTCAATGGATAAAAAAGGCAAAGTCCATTTCCCGGGAAACTTAGCTACTCCGGCAACACTGCTTCAGCTAAAGTGGTTCGAGAAATGGACAGATGCCTTCATAAAAAAATGCTCTCTCGTGATACAGGACTTGCCTGCTATTGTTGAGGAGAAAAGACTGACAGTGGAAGACCTAGTCAAGAGCAGAATAGCATAG
- a CDS encoding ferredoxin, which translates to MWDTENEYAERGLAPELGGIWREEPERSGFEPELGGNDRIKGVYVDEAICIGCKHCAHVAPNTFHIESEYGRSRVYNQNGDPVELIQEAIDTCPVDCIHWLDFTEIKRREEERKNLDIRPLGFPQHQKSLKRLKKNKSPDTASDNSRVDDSPMGHIS; encoded by the coding sequence ATGTGGGATACTGAAAACGAATATGCCGAAAGGGGTCTAGCGCCGGAATTAGGAGGTATTTGGCGAGAGGAGCCTGAAAGGAGCGGTTTTGAGCCAGAATTGGGTGGGAATGACCGTATTAAGGGCGTTTACGTGGATGAAGCCATCTGTATTGGCTGCAAACACTGTGCCCATGTAGCTCCTAATACTTTCCATATAGAGAGTGAATATGGTCGTTCCCGGGTGTATAATCAGAATGGTGACCCTGTGGAGTTAATCCAAGAGGCCATTGATACCTGTCCTGTAGATTGTATCCACTGGTTGGACTTTACGGAAATCAAACGCCGAGAAGAGGAAAGGAAAAATTTAGACATTCGCCCTCTCGGTTTTCCTCAACACCAAAAATCTCTAAAAAGGCTCAAAAAAAATAAATCCCCCGACACTGCCTCTGACAACTCGCGGGTTGACGACTCGCCCATGGGGCATATTTCCTGA
- a CDS encoding DUF1257 domain-containing protein, whose protein sequence is MSHFSSIKTQIRNLESLKAALNDLGIVWKEGPAPIRGYRGQTAQAQIVIEQENNYDIGFAWNGQEYELVADLQYWQQPWSVEGFLQRVTQGYALHTILRESAKQGFAVTEQQKNADGSIRLVVQRWN, encoded by the coding sequence ATGTCTCACTTCAGCAGTATTAAAACCCAAATTCGCAATCTGGAGTCCTTAAAAGCGGCTCTCAATGACTTGGGCATAGTATGGAAAGAAGGCCCAGCGCCAATCCGCGGCTACCGTGGCCAAACTGCCCAGGCACAAATCGTCATTGAACAGGAGAACAACTATGATATTGGTTTTGCCTGGAATGGTCAAGAGTATGAACTTGTAGCCGACTTGCAGTACTGGCAACAACCCTGGTCTGTGGAGGGCTTCCTCCAGCGTGTAACACAGGGTTATGCCCTCCATACCATCCTGCGGGAGTCTGCCAAACAGGGTTTTGCCGTCACCGAACAGCAGAAGAATGCTGACGGCTCTATTCGTCTCGTAGTACAACGCTGGAACTAG
- a CDS encoding DUF2997 domain-containing protein has protein sequence MSMETLEFIIYPDGRVQEKVTGIMGKSCEEVTRAIEAELGVVISQEKTGDYYNEKVELNNHIHNRSW, from the coding sequence ATGAGCATGGAAACACTAGAATTTATTATCTATCCTGATGGCAGAGTACAGGAAAAGGTAACAGGCATTATGGGTAAGTCCTGTGAGGAGGTAACCCGCGCCATAGAGGCTGAATTGGGGGTGGTTATCAGCCAGGAAAAGACTGGGGATTATTACAATGAAAAAGTGGAACTAAACAACCACATTCACAATAGGAGTTGGTAA